One Dunckerocampus dactyliophorus isolate RoL2022-P2 chromosome 18, RoL_Ddac_1.1, whole genome shotgun sequence genomic region harbors:
- the tbc1d16 gene encoding TBC1 domain family member 16 isoform X2: protein MSLGRLLRRASSKASDLLTFNPGAAGASLRSGLDGEIIFSKNNVCVHPAEPLPGLAEHHPGYLCVHVEKDESLGTTLILTWVPNSRIQRQDEEALRYITPESSPVRRNGRRRGRRPHSRPSAAQVEEEDEERNITLSSSAESHGPVADPAADPPSVQHKQTPPPGEEGDEGSCELSDELSRDSTMGSDSDTFSSPFCLSPVSEALCESSSSVFLDSDSRELCDEAMRHSVSSASSLESHAPSESNGGQLQCVRGWEEQQKVLALEQLCGVFRVDLGHMRSLRLFFSDEACTSGQLVIASRESQYKILHFHHAGLDKLAEVFQQWKCCRETQLKDQMSEEKSCMQFSIQRSMLPSAESHPEEKLYRRLDVATWLRHLNHDGQVEEEYKLRKAIFFGGIDPSIRGEVWPFLLHYYSYDSRSQEREAWRLQKRTHYHDIQQKRLSMSPEEHSEFWRKVQFTVDKDVVRTDRSNQFFRGENNPNVEIMRRILLNYAIFNPDMGYCQGMSDLVAPLLAEIQDESDTFWCFVGLMENTIFISSPRDEDMERQLMYLRELLRLMLPDFHQHLTTLGEDGLQLLFCHRWILLCFKREFPDMEALRMWEACWAHYQARSLLYQFRLLPRIPCSLHDLCKLCGPGMWDSRYIPAVECSGEHPDSQSCPYGGTSTPQPSSPSLSCTPSPNHTHTPPRGSKSRDIFTFRKQS, encoded by the exons ATGTCTCTGGGTCGGCTCCTGCGGCGTGCCTCCTCCAAGGCGTCCGACCTCCTGACCTTTAATCCTGGCGCAGCCGGAGCGTCGCTGCGTTCAGGCCTGGATGGCGAGATCATTTTCTCTAAAAATAATGTTTGCGTGCACCCTGCCGAGCCGCTGCCGGGCCTGGCAGAGCACCACCCAG GTTACCTGTGTGTCCACGTGGAGAAGGACGAGAGCCTTGGCACCACTCTCATTTTGACCTGGGTGCCCAATTCCCGAATTCAGAGGCAGGATGAAGAGGCGCTACGCTACATCACGCCAGAGAGCTCACCCGTACGCCGCAACGGGCGCCGCAGAGGCAGACG ACCCCACTCTCGCCCCTCAGCTGCACAAGTGGAAGAAGAGGACGAGGAGAGGAACATCACTCTCAGCTCCTCTGCAGAGAGCCACGGTCCGGTTGCAGACCCCGCAGCAGATCCCCCCTCCGTGCAGCACAAGCAGACACCCCCGCCTGGAGAGGAGGGCGACGAAGGCTCCTGTGAGCTGTCGGACGAACTTAGCCGCGACAGCACCATGGGTTCCGACTCGGACACCTTCTCCTCGCCATTCTGCTTGTCCCCCGTCAGTGAGGCGCTTTGTGAGAGCAGCAGCTCCGTCTTCTTGGACAGTGACAGCAG GGAGCTGTGCGACGAGGCCATGCGCCACTCGgtcagctccgcctccagccttGAGAGCCACGCCCCCTCCGAGAGCAACGGCGGCCAATTgcagtgcgtgcgtgggtgggaGGAGCAGCAGAAGGTGCTCGCTCTGGAGCAGCTGTGCGGCGTGTTCAGGGTGGACCTGGGTCACATGAGGTCGCTGCGTCTGTTCTTCAG TGATGAGGCGTGCACCAGTGGCCAGCTGGTGATAGCCAGCCGAGAGAGCCAGTACAAGATCCTCCACTTCCACCACGCCGGCCTGGACAAGCTGGCGGAGGTTTTCCAGCAGTGGAAGTGCTGCAGGGAGACTCAACTCAAAGACCAG ATGTCGGAGGAGAAGTCCTGCATGCAGTTTTCCATCCAGAGGTCCATGCTGCCGTCGGCCGAGAGCCATCCCGAGGAGAAGCTCTACCGGAGGCTGGACGTCGCCACATGGCTGCGACACCTCAACCACGATGGCCAGGTGGAAGAGGAGTATAAGCTGCGCAAG GCCATCTTCTTCGGTGGTATCGACCCGTCCATCCGTGGCGAGGTATGGCCCTTCCTGTTGCACTACTACAGCTATGACTCTAGATCCCAGGAGAGGGAGGCGTGGAGGCTGCAGAAGCGGACCCACTACCATGACATCCAGCAGAAGAG GTTGTCCATGAGCCCCGAGGAGCACAGTGAATTCTGGAGGAAGGTACAGTTCACGGTGGACAAGGATGTGGTGAGGACAGACCGCAGCAACCAGTTCTTCAGGGGGGAGAACAACCCCAACGTGGAGATCATGAG GCGGATCCTGCTCAACTACGCCATCTTTAATCCTGACATGGGTTACTgccagggcatgtccgacctgGTGGCCCCGCTCCTCGCCGAGATCCAGGATGAAAGCGACACCTTCTGGTGCTTCGTGGGCCTCATGGAGAACACCATCTTCATCAGCTCGCCACGGGATGAGGACATGGAAAGGCAACTG ATGTACCTGCGGGAACTGCTGCGCCTCATGCTGCCTGACTTCCACCAGCACCTGACCACGCTGGGCGAGGACGGCCTCCAGCTCCTCTTCTGTCACCGCTGGATCCTCCTCTGCTTCAAGCGAGAATTCCCAGACATGGAGGCCCTGCGCATGTGGGAGGCCTGCTGGGCTCACTACCAG GCGCGCAGCCTCCTCTACCAGTTCCGCCTCCTGCCCAGGATCCCGTGCAGCCTACACGACctgtgtaaactgtgcgggcCGGGGATGTGGGATAGCCGCTACATCCCCGCCGTGGAGTGCTCCGGAGAGCACCCGGACTCGCAGAGCTGTCCTTACGGGGGCACGTCcacgccgcagccctcctcgcCCTCTCTGTCCTGCACACCCTCGCCAAACCACACCCACACACCTCCCAGAGGCTCCAAAAGTCGGGATATTTTCACCTTCAGGAAACAGTCCTGA
- the tbc1d16 gene encoding TBC1 domain family member 16 isoform X1 → MSLGRLLRRASSKASDLLTFNPGAAGASLRSGLDGEIIFSKNNVCVHPAEPLPGLAEHHPGYLCVHVEKDESLGTTLILTWVPNSRIQRQDEEALRYITPESSPVRRNGRRRGRRPHSRPSAAQVEEEDEERNITLSSSAESHGPVADPAADPPSVQHKQTPPPGEEGDEGSCELSDELSRDSTMGSDSDTFSSPFCLSPVSEALCESSSSVFLDSDSRELCDEAMRHSVSSASSLESHAPSESNGGQLQCVRGWEEQQKVLALEQLCGVFRVDLGHMRSLRLFFSDEACTSGQLVIASRESQYKILHFHHAGLDKLAEVFQQWKCCRETQLKDQMSEEKSCMQFSIQRSMLPSAESHPEEKLYRRLDVATWLRHLNHDGQVEEEYKLRKAIFFGGIDPSIRGEVWPFLLHYYSYDSRSQEREAWRLQKRTHYHDIQQKRLSMSPEEHSEFWRKVQFTVDKDVVRTDRSNQFFRGENNPNVEIMRRILLNYAIFNPDMGYCQGMSDLVAPLLAEIQDESDTFWCFVGLMENTIFISSPRDEDMERQLMYLRELLRLMLPDFHQHLTTLGEDGLQLLFCHRWILLCFKREFPDMEALRMWEACWAHYQTDYFHLFLCVAIIVLYGEDVTDQQLATDQMLLHFSNLSMHMNGELVLRKARSLLYQFRLLPRIPCSLHDLCKLCGPGMWDSRYIPAVECSGEHPDSQSCPYGGTSTPQPSSPSLSCTPSPNHTHTPPRGSKSRDIFTFRKQS, encoded by the exons ATGTCTCTGGGTCGGCTCCTGCGGCGTGCCTCCTCCAAGGCGTCCGACCTCCTGACCTTTAATCCTGGCGCAGCCGGAGCGTCGCTGCGTTCAGGCCTGGATGGCGAGATCATTTTCTCTAAAAATAATGTTTGCGTGCACCCTGCCGAGCCGCTGCCGGGCCTGGCAGAGCACCACCCAG GTTACCTGTGTGTCCACGTGGAGAAGGACGAGAGCCTTGGCACCACTCTCATTTTGACCTGGGTGCCCAATTCCCGAATTCAGAGGCAGGATGAAGAGGCGCTACGCTACATCACGCCAGAGAGCTCACCCGTACGCCGCAACGGGCGCCGCAGAGGCAGACG ACCCCACTCTCGCCCCTCAGCTGCACAAGTGGAAGAAGAGGACGAGGAGAGGAACATCACTCTCAGCTCCTCTGCAGAGAGCCACGGTCCGGTTGCAGACCCCGCAGCAGATCCCCCCTCCGTGCAGCACAAGCAGACACCCCCGCCTGGAGAGGAGGGCGACGAAGGCTCCTGTGAGCTGTCGGACGAACTTAGCCGCGACAGCACCATGGGTTCCGACTCGGACACCTTCTCCTCGCCATTCTGCTTGTCCCCCGTCAGTGAGGCGCTTTGTGAGAGCAGCAGCTCCGTCTTCTTGGACAGTGACAGCAG GGAGCTGTGCGACGAGGCCATGCGCCACTCGgtcagctccgcctccagccttGAGAGCCACGCCCCCTCCGAGAGCAACGGCGGCCAATTgcagtgcgtgcgtgggtgggaGGAGCAGCAGAAGGTGCTCGCTCTGGAGCAGCTGTGCGGCGTGTTCAGGGTGGACCTGGGTCACATGAGGTCGCTGCGTCTGTTCTTCAG TGATGAGGCGTGCACCAGTGGCCAGCTGGTGATAGCCAGCCGAGAGAGCCAGTACAAGATCCTCCACTTCCACCACGCCGGCCTGGACAAGCTGGCGGAGGTTTTCCAGCAGTGGAAGTGCTGCAGGGAGACTCAACTCAAAGACCAG ATGTCGGAGGAGAAGTCCTGCATGCAGTTTTCCATCCAGAGGTCCATGCTGCCGTCGGCCGAGAGCCATCCCGAGGAGAAGCTCTACCGGAGGCTGGACGTCGCCACATGGCTGCGACACCTCAACCACGATGGCCAGGTGGAAGAGGAGTATAAGCTGCGCAAG GCCATCTTCTTCGGTGGTATCGACCCGTCCATCCGTGGCGAGGTATGGCCCTTCCTGTTGCACTACTACAGCTATGACTCTAGATCCCAGGAGAGGGAGGCGTGGAGGCTGCAGAAGCGGACCCACTACCATGACATCCAGCAGAAGAG GTTGTCCATGAGCCCCGAGGAGCACAGTGAATTCTGGAGGAAGGTACAGTTCACGGTGGACAAGGATGTGGTGAGGACAGACCGCAGCAACCAGTTCTTCAGGGGGGAGAACAACCCCAACGTGGAGATCATGAG GCGGATCCTGCTCAACTACGCCATCTTTAATCCTGACATGGGTTACTgccagggcatgtccgacctgGTGGCCCCGCTCCTCGCCGAGATCCAGGATGAAAGCGACACCTTCTGGTGCTTCGTGGGCCTCATGGAGAACACCATCTTCATCAGCTCGCCACGGGATGAGGACATGGAAAGGCAACTG ATGTACCTGCGGGAACTGCTGCGCCTCATGCTGCCTGACTTCCACCAGCACCTGACCACGCTGGGCGAGGACGGCCTCCAGCTCCTCTTCTGTCACCGCTGGATCCTCCTCTGCTTCAAGCGAGAATTCCCAGACATGGAGGCCCTGCGCATGTGGGAGGCCTGCTGGGCTCACTACCAG ACGGATTACTTCCACCTCTTCCTGTGCGTGGCCATCATTGTTCTCTACGGCGAGGATGTGACAGACCAGCAGCTCGCCACCGACCAAATGCTGCTGCACTTTAGCAACCTGTCTATGCACATGAATGGAGAGCTGGTGCTGCGCAAG GCGCGCAGCCTCCTCTACCAGTTCCGCCTCCTGCCCAGGATCCCGTGCAGCCTACACGACctgtgtaaactgtgcgggcCGGGGATGTGGGATAGCCGCTACATCCCCGCCGTGGAGTGCTCCGGAGAGCACCCGGACTCGCAGAGCTGTCCTTACGGGGGCACGTCcacgccgcagccctcctcgcCCTCTCTGTCCTGCACACCCTCGCCAAACCACACCCACACACCTCCCAGAGGCTCCAAAAGTCGGGATATTTTCACCTTCAGGAAACAGTCCTGA